The Saccharopolyspora gloriosae genome window below encodes:
- a CDS encoding YbaK/EbsC family protein — protein sequence MTDIINAFSARLRELDVPGEVVEFAEPVPTAAAAAERLGCTAAAIANSLVFAVDDEPLLVIASGAHRVDTAHVARELGIGWIRRATPEFVLDATGQPVGGVGPVGHPRRIRTVVDRALAEHPTVWAGAGSEHAMFPSTFAELLRITGGTPLLVAGPADRA from the coding sequence ATGACCGACATCATCAACGCCTTCAGCGCACGACTCCGGGAACTCGACGTGCCGGGAGAGGTCGTCGAGTTCGCCGAACCGGTGCCGACCGCGGCGGCGGCCGCGGAACGCCTCGGCTGCACCGCCGCGGCCATCGCGAACAGCCTGGTGTTCGCGGTGGACGACGAGCCGCTGCTGGTGATCGCGAGCGGCGCGCACCGGGTGGACACCGCGCACGTCGCGCGGGAGCTCGGGATCGGGTGGATCCGCCGCGCCACACCGGAGTTCGTGCTCGACGCGACCGGTCAGCCGGTGGGCGGCGTCGGCCCGGTCGGTCACCCCCGGCGGATCCGCACGGTCGTGGACCGGGCGTTGGCCGAGCACCCGACCGTGTGGGCGGGAGCGGGCAGCGAGCACGCCATGTTCCCGAGCACGTTCGCGGAGCTCCTGCGCATCACCGGGGGAACTCCGCTGCTGGTCGCCGGGCCGGCTGACCGGGCATGA
- a CDS encoding decaprenylphospho-beta-D-erythro-pentofuranosid-2-ulose 2-reductase, with product MIDAVGNPQSLFILGGTSDIALATAEQYANQRPLRIVLAARPEEADLVEAAAERLRKTGSTVSTIEFEATDPETHGEVVEKAFADGDIDVTLVAFGVQLDNEKCWTDPAAARLTAEVNYVAPMSLGVHLANKLRKQGHGHLVMMASPAGERARRTNFVYGSAKGGIDLFYSGLTYALEGSGVKVTVVRPNFVKTKLTAGMKPAPMAQTPEQVGAAIIDAVRKGKESIWVPGQMRWVMVVLRHLPRVIFRRLSF from the coding sequence GTGATCGACGCCGTTGGAAACCCGCAGTCCCTGTTCATCCTCGGTGGTACGTCCGACATCGCGCTGGCGACCGCGGAGCAGTACGCGAACCAGCGCCCGCTGCGGATCGTGCTGGCCGCGCGCCCGGAGGAAGCCGACCTGGTCGAGGCCGCCGCGGAGCGGCTGCGCAAGACCGGCAGCACGGTCAGCACCATCGAGTTCGAGGCCACCGACCCGGAGACGCACGGCGAGGTCGTCGAGAAGGCCTTCGCCGACGGCGACATCGACGTCACCCTGGTCGCCTTCGGCGTGCAGCTCGACAACGAGAAGTGCTGGACCGACCCGGCCGCGGCGCGGCTGACCGCCGAGGTCAACTACGTGGCGCCGATGTCGCTGGGCGTGCACCTGGCGAACAAGCTGCGCAAGCAGGGCCACGGGCACCTGGTGATGATGGCCTCGCCCGCCGGTGAGCGCGCCCGCCGGACGAACTTCGTCTACGGCTCCGCCAAGGGCGGCATCGACCTGTTCTACTCCGGCCTGACCTACGCCCTGGAAGGCTCGGGCGTGAAGGTCACGGTCGTGCGGCCGAACTTCGTGAAGACGAAGCTCACCGCCGGCATGAAGCCCGCCCCGATGGCGCAGACGCCCGAGCAGGTCGGCGCCGCGATCATCGACGCGGTCCGCAAGGGCAAGGAGTCCATCTGGGTCCCGGGGCAGATGCGCTGGGTGATGGTCGTGCTGCGGCACCTGCCGCGGGTGATCTTCCGCCGCCTGTCGTTCTGA
- a CDS encoding FAD-binding oxidoreductase, whose translation MGWARTAPTHAQVLSTPDVDAIARAVREADERGVIARGLGRSYGDVSQNAGGTVIDMTALNRIHDIDPDNAVVDVDAGVSLDQLMKAALPHGLWVPVLPGTRQVTIGGAIGCDIHGKNHHSHGSFGNHVVSMDLLTADGEVRTLTPDGEGSELFWATVGGVGLTGIVLRAKVKMKRTESAYFIVDADRTKDLDETLELFSNGSDMNYDYSMAWFDAISTGPKLGRSAFSRGSLAKLDELPPKLRADPLKFDAPQLLTFPDVFPNGLANKLTFSTLSEVWYRKTPKAGRGQVQNLTAFYHPLDMFGEWNRAYGSKGFLQYQFILPFDQHEALRTLVKRIAESGHVSFLNVLKRMGDSSRAPLSFAMPGWTITVDFPIKDGLSRFCQELDDLVLGAGGRLYFAKDSRTTPEMIQQMYPRLDEWRKVRAAVDPQGIFHSDLSRRLAL comes from the coding sequence ATGGGCTGGGCGCGCACCGCGCCGACCCACGCCCAGGTGCTGAGCACCCCTGACGTCGACGCCATCGCCCGCGCCGTCCGCGAGGCGGACGAGCGCGGCGTGATCGCCCGCGGCCTCGGCCGCAGCTACGGCGACGTGTCGCAGAACGCGGGCGGCACCGTCATCGACATGACCGCGCTGAACCGCATCCACGACATCGACCCGGACAACGCCGTGGTCGACGTGGACGCGGGCGTGAGCCTGGACCAGCTGATGAAGGCGGCGCTGCCGCACGGCCTGTGGGTGCCGGTGCTGCCGGGCACCCGCCAGGTCACCATCGGCGGTGCCATCGGCTGCGACATCCACGGCAAGAACCACCACTCGCACGGGAGCTTCGGCAACCACGTGGTGTCGATGGACCTGCTCACCGCGGACGGCGAGGTCCGCACCCTGACCCCGGACGGGGAGGGCTCCGAGCTGTTCTGGGCGACGGTGGGCGGTGTCGGGCTGACCGGCATCGTGCTGCGCGCCAAGGTGAAGATGAAGCGCACCGAGAGCGCGTACTTCATCGTCGACGCCGACCGCACGAAGGACCTGGACGAGACGCTGGAGCTGTTCTCCAACGGGTCCGACATGAACTACGACTACTCGATGGCGTGGTTCGACGCGATCTCCACCGGCCCGAAGCTGGGCCGCTCGGCGTTCTCCCGTGGCTCGCTGGCCAAGCTCGACGAGCTGCCGCCGAAGCTGCGCGCGGACCCGTTGAAGTTCGACGCCCCGCAGCTGCTGACCTTCCCGGACGTCTTCCCGAACGGCCTGGCCAACAAGCTGACGTTCAGCACGCTCAGCGAGGTCTGGTACCGCAAGACGCCGAAGGCGGGCCGTGGTCAGGTGCAGAACCTGACGGCCTTCTACCACCCGCTGGACATGTTCGGCGAGTGGAACCGCGCCTACGGCTCCAAGGGGTTCCTGCAGTACCAGTTCATCCTGCCGTTCGACCAGCACGAAGCGCTGCGCACGCTGGTGAAGCGCATCGCGGAGTCCGGGCACGTGTCGTTCCTGAACGTGCTCAAGCGGATGGGCGACAGCAGCCGCGCGCCGCTGTCGTTCGCGATGCCGGGCTGGACGATCACCGTCGACTTCCCGATCAAGGACGGGCTCAGCCGGTTCTGCCAGGAGCTCGACGACCTGGTGCTGGGTGCGGGCGGTCGCCTGTACTTCGCGAAGGATTCGCGCACCACGCCGGAGATGATCCAGCAGATGTACCCCCGTCTCGACGAGTGGCGCAAGGTGCGCGCCGCCGTCGACCCGCAAGGAATCTTCCACTCCGATCTGTCCCGAAGGTTGGCCCTGTGA
- a CDS encoding FAD-binding protein, whose protein sequence is MGSGQHDHATSERVQRLAGWGRTAPTSARVVSTPDVDVIARAVREAGPRGVIARGLGRSYGDPSQNAGGTVIDMTALNRVHQVDADEATVVVDAGVSLDTLMRRLLPYGLWIPVLPGTRQVTVGGAIGSDIHGKNHHSQGSFGSHVLSLDLLTADGSVRTLSPQGTGSELFWATVGGMGLTGIILKATIRLKRVETAYFLVDNVQTKNLDELIEHFTDGSDGNYIYSVAWFDSLARGENLGRALLTRGNSATLEDLPKKLRKDPLKFNAPQLMTAPPIFPNGLVNKYTITAFNEVWYRKAPTKFGAVQNITQFFHPLDLVGEWNRIYGPNGFLQYQFMVPFGQEAMFRRSIDKISASGHASFLNVLKTFGKGNDAPMSFPSEGWTLTVDIPITPGLDRLCQELDELVLDAGGRLYLAKESRTSAEMIERMYPRIHEWRKIRASVDPEGVFHSDLSRRLSL, encoded by the coding sequence GTGGGATCGGGACAGCACGACCATGCGACCAGCGAACGGGTTCAGCGACTGGCCGGGTGGGGGCGCACGGCGCCGACCTCGGCTCGAGTCGTGAGCACCCCGGACGTCGACGTGATCGCGCGAGCGGTCCGCGAAGCGGGCCCGCGCGGCGTCATCGCCCGCGGCCTCGGCCGCAGCTACGGCGACCCGTCGCAGAACGCGGGCGGCACCGTCATCGACATGACCGCGCTGAACCGCGTGCACCAGGTCGACGCGGACGAGGCGACGGTCGTGGTCGACGCGGGCGTCTCGCTGGACACGCTGATGCGCCGCCTGCTGCCGTACGGCCTGTGGATCCCGGTGCTGCCGGGGACCCGCCAGGTCACCGTCGGCGGCGCCATCGGTTCCGACATCCACGGCAAGAACCACCACTCGCAGGGTTCGTTCGGCAGCCACGTGCTGTCGCTGGACCTGCTCACCGCCGACGGTTCGGTGCGGACCCTGTCGCCGCAGGGCACCGGCTCCGAGCTGTTCTGGGCGACGGTCGGCGGCATGGGGCTGACCGGCATCATCCTGAAGGCCACGATCCGGCTCAAGCGCGTCGAAACGGCGTACTTCCTGGTCGACAACGTGCAGACGAAGAACCTCGACGAGCTGATCGAGCACTTCACCGACGGCTCCGACGGCAACTACATCTACTCCGTGGCCTGGTTCGACTCGCTGGCGCGTGGCGAGAACCTGGGTCGCGCGCTGTTGACCAGGGGCAACTCCGCGACGCTGGAGGACCTGCCGAAGAAGCTGCGCAAGGACCCGTTGAAGTTCAACGCCCCGCAGCTGATGACGGCGCCGCCGATCTTCCCGAACGGGCTGGTGAACAAGTACACGATCACCGCCTTCAACGAGGTCTGGTACCGCAAGGCGCCGACGAAGTTCGGGGCCGTGCAGAACATCACCCAGTTCTTCCACCCGCTCGACCTGGTCGGCGAGTGGAACCGGATCTACGGTCCGAACGGTTTCCTGCAGTACCAGTTCATGGTGCCGTTCGGGCAGGAGGCGATGTTCCGCCGGTCCATCGACAAGATCAGCGCCAGCGGGCACGCGTCGTTCCTGAACGTGCTCAAGACCTTCGGCAAGGGCAACGACGCCCCGATGTCCTTCCCCAGCGAGGGCTGGACGCTGACCGTCGACATCCCGATCACGCCCGGCCTCGACCGGTTGTGCCAGGAGCTCGACGAGCTGGTGCTCGACGCGGGCGGCAGGCTCTACCTCGCCAAGGAGTCGCGGACGTCGGCGGAGATGATCGAGCGGATGTACCCGCGCATCCACGAGTGGCGCAAGATCCGCGCCTCGGTCGACCCCGAGGGCGTGTTCCATTCCGACCTGTCCCGGAGGTTGAGCCTGTGA
- a CDS encoding GtrA family protein: protein MAVAESGADAELKKLGLFQQLFRFVAIGGFCALIDAGTYSVLLGVLGWPTWLSKSISFILGTTASYLINRKFTFSGASSGNSTAKAGAFAIVYTTTFFVNMGSNELLCFLFDAREAWQFGLFWVIAQGLGTLINFVMLKWVVFRD, encoded by the coding sequence GTGGCCGTGGCCGAATCCGGCGCAGACGCCGAGCTCAAGAAGCTCGGGCTGTTCCAGCAGCTCTTCCGCTTCGTGGCCATCGGCGGGTTCTGCGCCCTGATCGACGCGGGTACGTACTCGGTGCTGCTGGGCGTGCTCGGGTGGCCGACGTGGCTGTCGAAGTCGATCTCGTTCATCCTCGGCACCACCGCGTCGTACCTGATCAACCGGAAGTTCACCTTCAGCGGTGCCAGCTCCGGCAACTCCACGGCCAAGGCCGGGGCCTTCGCGATCGTCTACACGACCACGTTCTTCGTGAACATGGGTTCGAACGAGCTGCTGTGCTTCCTGTTCGACGCGCGCGAGGCCTGGCAGTTCGGGCTGTTCTGGGTGATCGCCCAGGGCCTCGGCACGCTGATCAACTTCGTGATGCTGAAGTGGGTCGTCTTCCGCGACTGA